Below is a window of endosymbiont of Galathealinum brachiosum DNA.
TTTAGGGTTATCAAAAAAATATTTTTTCTCATTTTCCATGAGCTTATCCCGACACTGCCAAAACGGCTTTAGCTAAATCATATAAAGGTTGCGGATAGACGAAAAGAGTGACACAGCCTACGCTGGTAATACACAAGGCAATTAATGAGGGCAATGGTGCTTCTTTTATTCCGTCATTAAATGTGTTTGTTTCACTACCCGGAAAAAAGGCACGAAACGGAATGGGTAAAAGATAAGCAATGTTCAGCAAAGAGCTGACCATGAGTACCGTCATAAGAAACCATTGTTGCGCTTCCATCGTGCCCATTAATAGAAACCATTTACTCCAGGTCCCACCAGCCGGAGGTACACCAATAATACTGAGGGTCGCAATAAAAAATGCCGCCATAGTGATTGGCATTTGTCGGCCAAGGCCACGCATTTCACTTATTTTTGATTTATGTGCAGCGACCAGAATAGCTCCTGCACAAAAGAATAAAGTAATTTTACCAAACGCATGCATGCCAATATGCATTGCACTACCGATGACACCAGATGAAGTGGCCAGTAATGCACCGATGGTGACATAGCCAAGTTGACTGACTGTCGAATAGGCCAGTCGTGCTTTTAAATTATCTTGTCGCATTGCCACGAGTGACGCTAATAATACGGATGCCCCCGCCAGATAGAGCAAGAACTGTGTGCTTGGCAGTTCAGGTAGTAGATCAATACCAAAAATTAATACACAGACTTTTAAAATAGTGAAGACACCGGCTTTTACTACAGCTACGGCATGCAGCAATGCACTTACTGGCGTTGGTGCGACCATTGCGGCAGGTAGCCATCGATGAAATGGCATAATCGCCGCCTTACCAATACCAAATATAAACAACACCAGTATCGCGCCCGCAACCGTTTTATTTACATTAGAATCAAATACGCCACCGGGTGTAAAGTCCAGTGTACCCGCTACAAACCAGGTGCTGACGATAGCTAAAAGGAAAAAAACAATTGATGTACCAAGCAATATACCAAGATAAATTCGACCGCCTTTTTTTGCTTCCTCAGTACCCGAGTGTGTCACCAATGGATAAGTAGACAGGGTCAAAATTTCATAAAAAATAAATAAGGTGAACAAGTTTTCTGCAAAGGCAATGCCCATCACACTGCCA
It encodes the following:
- a CDS encoding cation:proton antiporter (subunit D of antiporter complex involved in resistance to high concentrations of Na+, K+, Li+ and/or alkali; contains an oxidoreductase domain; catalyzes the transfer of electrons from NADH to ubiquinone), with protein sequence MSLSLETMLQLSIIMPILATLGIVATGRNPNLREAVTITTSLVLFYFVINLYQGLKRGESISVQWWELLPGLQVSFNIEPLGMLFALIASFLWLITTVYAIGYMRSHNEQNQTRFYSCFAIAIGSVMGIAFAENLFTLFIFYEILTLSTYPLVTHSGTEEAKKGGRIYLGILLGTSIVFFLLAIVSTWFVAGTLDFTPGGVFDSNVNKTVAGAILVLFIFGIGKAAIMPFHRWLPAAMVAPTPVSALLHAVAVVKAGVFTILKVCVLIFGIDLLPELPSTQFLLYLAGASVLLASLVAMRQDNLKARLAYSTVSQLGYVTIGALLATSSGVIGSAMHIGMHAFGKITLFFCAGAILVAAHKSKISEMRGLGRQMPITMAAFFIATLSIIGVPPAGGTWSKWFLLMGTMEAQQWFLMTVLMVSSLLNIAYLLPIPFRAFFPGSETNTFNDGIKEAPLPSLIALCITSVGCVTLFVYPQPLYDLAKAVLAVSG